One region of Hymenobacter sediminicola genomic DNA includes:
- a CDS encoding ABC transporter ATP-binding protein, translating to MRALSATNKYLFRYKWHFLGGVLFVALSTLLAIFPAQIVRYAFDLVSEGIDLYHLFAGTSAQSEVYSLFGRNVLLYGTLIIVLALLRGVFLFFMRQTLIVMSRHVENDQKNEIYQHYQSLPLAFYRRHSTGDLMSRISEDVGRVRMYIGPALMYFMQLVILFVLIVPLMLMVNVKLTLYTLLPLPVLSVSIFYVNTLIERKSDEIQRSLASMTTFVQEAFSGIRVLKSFVREEDSHRQFSIASEHYKEKSLSLNFVNSLFFPLILFLVGLSTIVTVWLGGQEVIRGTITTGSIAEFLIYVNLLTWPVTALGWTSSLVQRAEASQARINEFLDQKTDIVSRENVQQEIQGDIVFDNVSFTYPDTGIQALRNVSFRIRPGQTLAVIGNTGSGKSTVAVLLCRLFDVSEGAIRIDNVDVRDFALTSLREQIGYVPQDVFLFSDSIRNNINFGLDTADEARMLQAAKDANVYDNIMRFPEGFDTKVGERGITLSGGQKQRVSIARALVKEPKILILDDSLSAVDTNTENAILGALQRIMHNRTSLIISHRVSSVKLADEILVLDDGQIVQHGTHEVLMQDAEGLYRALYERQLQSEDAA from the coding sequence GTGCGCGCACTTTCCGCTACCAATAAATACCTGTTTCGCTATAAATGGCACTTCCTCGGTGGCGTGCTGTTCGTGGCTTTGAGCACGCTGCTGGCCATTTTCCCGGCTCAGATAGTGCGCTACGCCTTCGATTTGGTAAGTGAGGGCATCGACCTGTACCATCTGTTTGCGGGCACCTCAGCACAGAGTGAGGTGTATTCGCTGTTCGGGCGCAACGTGTTGCTGTATGGCACCCTCATTATTGTGCTGGCGCTGTTGCGGGGCGTGTTTCTGTTTTTCATGCGCCAGACGCTCATCGTGATGAGCCGGCACGTGGAAAACGACCAGAAAAACGAAATCTACCAGCACTACCAAAGCCTGCCGCTGGCCTTCTACCGCCGCCACAGCACCGGCGACCTGATGTCTCGCATCAGCGAGGATGTGGGCCGGGTGCGCATGTACATCGGGCCGGCGCTGATGTATTTTATGCAGCTCGTCATTCTGTTCGTGCTCATCGTGCCGCTCATGCTGATGGTAAACGTGAAGCTGACGCTCTACACACTGCTGCCACTGCCTGTTTTGAGCGTGAGCATCTTCTACGTGAATACCCTGATTGAGCGTAAATCCGACGAAATCCAACGCTCTTTGGCTTCCATGACCACCTTCGTGCAGGAGGCATTTTCGGGCATCCGGGTACTGAAGTCGTTTGTGCGCGAAGAAGACTCGCACCGGCAATTCTCCATTGCCTCGGAGCATTACAAGGAGAAGTCGTTGAGCCTGAACTTTGTGAACTCGCTGTTTTTCCCGTTGATTCTGTTTCTGGTGGGCCTGAGCACCATCGTAACAGTGTGGCTGGGCGGGCAGGAGGTTATCCGGGGCACCATCACCACGGGCAGCATTGCCGAGTTTCTGATTTACGTGAACCTGCTGACCTGGCCCGTGACGGCGCTGGGCTGGACCAGCAGCCTTGTGCAGCGCGCCGAAGCCTCGCAGGCCCGCATCAACGAGTTTCTGGACCAGAAAACCGACATCGTGTCGCGCGAGAACGTGCAGCAGGAAATTCAGGGCGACATCGTCTTTGATAACGTCAGCTTCACCTATCCTGACACCGGCATACAGGCGCTACGCAACGTGAGCTTCCGCATTCGGCCGGGCCAGACGCTGGCCGTCATCGGCAATACGGGCTCCGGCAAAAGCACGGTGGCCGTGCTGCTCTGCCGCCTGTTCGATGTGAGTGAGGGCGCCATCCGGATTGACAACGTGGATGTGCGCGACTTCGCCCTGACCAGCCTGCGCGAGCAAATCGGCTACGTGCCGCAGGACGTGTTTCTGTTCTCGGACAGCATCCGCAACAACATCAATTTCGGCCTCGATACTGCCGATGAAGCCCGTATGCTGCAGGCTGCCAAAGACGCCAACGTCTACGACAACATAATGCGCTTCCCAGAAGGCTTCGACACCAAAGTAGGCGAGCGGGGCATTACGCTGTCGGGTGGCCAGAAGCAGCGGGTGAGCATTGCGCGAGCGTTGGTGAAGGAGCCCAAAATCCTGATTCTAGACGATTCGCTGTCGGCCGTGGATACCAACACCGAAAACGCCATTTTGGGCGCCCTGCAGCGCATTATGCACAACCGGACCAGTCTCATCATCTCGCACCGCGTGTCGTCGGTGAAGCTGGCCGACGAAATCCTGGTGCTCGACGACGGCCAGATAGTGCAGCACGGCACGCATGAAGTCCTGATGCAAGACGCCGAGGGCTTGTACCGTGCACTATATGAACGCCAGCTGCAGAGCGAGGACGCAGCGTAG
- a CDS encoding ArnT family glycosyltransferase, which translates to MALFFLLALAFFSFFFRLGSAPMQLWDESRLALNAAQMLKHQQWLITMYQDQPDLWNTKPPLMIWLQALSIQALGYTELAVRLPSALAALATTLLLFWYGHRYLRGPLLGWLAAVVLVSAPGYVGWHVARTGDYDALLVLWTTAGVLAFGRYLATESRRALWLAAAAFTLAVFTKGVAGVLGLPALVLAAAFTGHLPTLLRRRDLYLCGLAVVGMVGSYYAIREAAGPGYLAAVWANELGGRAGGSLEGHEESVGWYTSLLAEFKFSFWLAFAVVGFGLGIRQARTTPEYQLAVLCGVWVGWYLLLLSSMQTKLTWYDAPIYPALALLAALGIGALAQAAHTHFQLPVLPPVLWVLGSLLLLWGPYANLMSDLTTQHRHRFVEAELQFGRHLQRQHENLPALTAYTLMMPPSYNGSTEWYGFIAEQTRQHQLTYRQANALNQIATGETVVVCGNKQRQQLLQQYAVEVLWQQDSCATLRVIR; encoded by the coding sequence TTGGCCTTGTTTTTTCTGCTGGCTCTGGCATTCTTCTCGTTCTTTTTCCGGTTGGGTAGCGCGCCGATGCAGCTCTGGGATGAGTCGCGGCTGGCTCTGAACGCCGCCCAGATGCTTAAGCACCAGCAGTGGCTTATCACGATGTACCAGGACCAGCCGGACCTGTGGAACACCAAACCTCCGCTGATGATATGGCTGCAGGCTCTGAGCATACAGGCGCTGGGCTACACGGAACTGGCGGTACGACTGCCATCGGCGCTGGCGGCGCTGGCTACTACGTTGCTGCTCTTCTGGTATGGCCACCGCTATTTGCGCGGACCGTTACTGGGGTGGCTGGCCGCTGTCGTGTTGGTTTCGGCACCCGGCTATGTGGGCTGGCACGTAGCGCGCACCGGCGACTATGATGCCTTGCTGGTACTCTGGACAACTGCGGGAGTGCTGGCTTTCGGACGATACTTAGCCACCGAGTCGCGGCGTGCCTTGTGGCTGGCCGCGGCCGCCTTCACGCTGGCGGTATTTACGAAAGGCGTAGCGGGGGTACTGGGCTTGCCGGCGCTGGTGCTGGCGGCGGCTTTTACCGGCCACTTGCCTACGTTGTTGCGGCGGCGTGACCTATACTTATGCGGCTTAGCGGTAGTGGGCATGGTGGGAAGCTATTATGCCATTCGGGAGGCTGCAGGGCCGGGGTACTTGGCTGCCGTTTGGGCTAATGAGCTAGGCGGACGCGCTGGCGGATCGTTGGAAGGACACGAGGAGTCTGTGGGCTGGTACACGAGCCTGCTGGCAGAGTTCAAGTTTTCGTTCTGGCTGGCTTTTGCTGTAGTTGGCTTCGGCTTAGGCATTCGCCAGGCCCGCACCACACCCGAATACCAGCTGGCCGTGCTGTGCGGCGTCTGGGTAGGCTGGTATCTGTTGCTGCTCAGTAGCATGCAAACCAAGCTTACGTGGTACGATGCCCCCATTTATCCTGCGTTGGCACTGTTGGCGGCGCTGGGCATTGGGGCCTTAGCACAGGCGGCACATACCCACTTTCAGCTTCCTGTGCTTCCGCCAGTGCTGTGGGTGTTGGGGTCGTTGCTGCTGCTGTGGGGGCCATACGCCAACCTTATGAGTGACCTAACCACTCAGCACCGTCATCGTTTTGTAGAGGCGGAACTGCAGTTTGGCCGGCACCTGCAACGGCAACATGAAAACCTGCCGGCTCTGACTGCCTACACGTTGATGATGCCTCCGAGCTACAATGGCAGCACGGAATGGTATGGATTCATTGCCGAGCAAACTCGCCAGCACCAGCTTACCTACCGGCAGGCTAATGCACTAAACCAGATTGCTACGGGTGAGACGGTGGTGGTCTGCGGCAACAAGCAGCGTCAGCAGCTTTTGCAGCAGTACGCGGTGGAGGTGTTGTGGCAGCAGGACTCGTGCGCCACGCTACGGGTAATCCGCTAG
- a CDS encoding NAD(P)/FAD-dependent oxidoreductase, protein MSIPTLSYWEHQTFLQGFDVVVIGAGLVGLTAALHLRQLRPGARVLVLERDTLPNGASTKNAGFACFGSISELLEQEARGGTAALVQVVQARWEGLGELRGLLGDEALRYEPVGGFELFRPAEAELAKRCRAAVPYYNELLAPVIGAPAIFRDATAHLPATGFSGVEVMLENTAEGALHTGRMMEALLRRAWAAGIVVLHGCAALALESGSNLVNIQTSLGPLSAPQVLLATNAFSRQFFPELDAQPGRGQVLVTEPIAGLHLPGTFHYDKGYTYFRQIDGRILLGGGRHLNFEAEATTEPGLTPQVQHYLEQLLREVILPGRAVRIDYRWSGVMAFGAELEPIVRPLAPGVFGALRCNGMGVALGAGVGRKAAEMLCR, encoded by the coding sequence ATGAGTATTCCAACGCTTTCCTATTGGGAGCATCAGACGTTTCTGCAAGGCTTCGATGTCGTTGTTATAGGAGCAGGACTGGTTGGGCTAACAGCGGCGCTGCACCTGCGGCAGCTGCGCCCTGGCGCACGCGTGCTGGTACTGGAGCGGGACACGCTGCCCAATGGAGCCAGCACGAAAAACGCGGGCTTTGCCTGCTTCGGGAGTATATCGGAGTTGCTGGAGCAGGAAGCACGCGGTGGCACTGCTGCGCTGGTGCAAGTAGTACAGGCGCGCTGGGAAGGCCTTGGCGAATTACGGGGCCTGCTTGGCGACGAGGCCTTGCGCTACGAGCCGGTCGGAGGATTTGAGCTGTTTCGGCCTGCCGAGGCAGAGCTGGCGAAACGCTGCCGCGCTGCCGTACCGTACTACAACGAGCTACTAGCACCCGTCATTGGGGCACCAGCAATATTCCGCGACGCTACTGCCCACCTGCCTGCTACCGGCTTTTCAGGAGTCGAGGTGATGCTTGAAAACACCGCCGAAGGAGCACTGCATACCGGCCGCATGATGGAAGCCTTGCTGCGGCGTGCCTGGGCGGCAGGCATTGTGGTGCTGCACGGCTGTGCTGCGCTGGCCCTTGAATCAGGTTCCAACCTGGTCAATATCCAAACTTCGCTGGGGCCACTATCTGCGCCCCAGGTACTGCTGGCTACCAATGCCTTCAGCCGGCAGTTTTTCCCGGAACTTGATGCGCAGCCCGGCCGCGGGCAAGTGCTAGTCACGGAACCCATAGCCGGCCTGCACCTGCCCGGTACCTTCCACTACGACAAAGGCTACACCTATTTCCGGCAGATTGATGGCCGTATTCTGCTGGGCGGTGGCCGCCACCTTAATTTTGAAGCCGAAGCTACCACCGAGCCTGGCCTCACGCCGCAGGTGCAGCACTACCTGGAGCAGCTGCTGCGCGAGGTAATTCTGCCCGGCCGCGCCGTGCGCATCGACTACCGCTGGAGTGGCGTTATGGCCTTCGGGGCTGAACTGGAGCCAATTGTGCGGCCATTGGCGCCGGGCGTGTTTGGGGCCTTGCGCTGCAACGGCATGGGCGTGGCGCTGGGAGCGGGAGTAGGCCGGAAGGCGGCGGAGATGCTGTGTCGGTAA
- a CDS encoding T9SS type A sorting domain-containing protein, whose product MKTLFTLVCLVATFLLSTPVQAQTKTAAKPAVKSPTAKAPATAKPSAKSPVAATAKPVAKPATAATKPAEAPTAPLALVTDKMEQPATNTGALKVRAETNPVTKRLTVRTNASGPTRVEINGPDGRPVITRDLLSSNDVATLDVSGLPAGAYIVQCTSGERHGMKRVMVGQ is encoded by the coding sequence ATGAAAACACTCTTTACACTCGTTTGTCTGGTAGCCACTTTCTTGCTGTCGACACCCGTTCAGGCCCAGACCAAAACCGCCGCTAAGCCGGCCGTTAAGAGCCCCACGGCTAAAGCGCCGGCTACGGCTAAGCCGTCGGCCAAATCGCCGGTAGCAGCTACTGCTAAGCCGGTTGCCAAGCCGGCTACAGCTGCCACAAAGCCTGCTGAAGCACCAACTGCACCTCTTGCCCTTGTAACCGATAAGATGGAGCAGCCAGCCACCAACACCGGCGCGCTGAAAGTGCGGGCCGAAACTAATCCGGTGACAAAGCGCCTCACGGTGCGGACGAATGCCTCTGGCCCAACCCGCGTGGAAATCAACGGTCCGGATGGCCGCCCGGTCATCACCCGCGACCTGCTAAGCAGCAATGATGTAGCCACACTCGACGTGAGCGGGTTGCCGGCTGGCGCCTATATCGTGCAATGTACCTCGGGTGAGCGGCACGGCATGAAGCGCGTGATGGTAGGACAATAG
- the fbaA gene encoding class II fructose-bisphosphate aldolase, which translates to MAAPTLTGLRAGVLHGDEVQSLFQYAKAHSFALPAVNVTGTNTVNAVLETAHEVNSPVIIQFSNGGAQFFAGKYPSNDNQRASIAGAISGAQHVHAMAELYDVPVILHTDHAAKKLLPWIDGLLTAGEKHFAQYGQPLYSSHMLDLSEEPIEENIEVCKRYLERMAKIGMTLEIELGVTGGEEDGVDNSDVDSSKLYTQPSEVAYAYKELSEVSPRFTVAAAFGNVHGVYKPGNVKLQPKILHNSQQYVQEHFNTGPQPVDFVFHGGSGSSQEEIREAISYGAIKMNIDTDLQWAFWEGIKNNYVKNEGFLQGQIGNPNGPDSPNKKYYDPRVWLREGEKTFVARLKQAFEDLNAVNRRP; encoded by the coding sequence ATGGCTGCACCAACCCTTACCGGACTACGTGCCGGTGTCCTGCACGGCGACGAAGTTCAATCCCTTTTCCAGTATGCCAAGGCGCATTCCTTCGCGCTGCCGGCCGTAAACGTCACCGGCACCAACACGGTGAATGCCGTGCTTGAAACCGCCCATGAGGTGAATTCGCCGGTTATCATTCAATTTTCTAACGGTGGTGCTCAGTTCTTTGCGGGCAAGTACCCCTCGAACGATAACCAGCGGGCTAGCATCGCCGGCGCCATTTCCGGAGCACAGCACGTGCACGCCATGGCCGAGCTCTACGATGTGCCGGTTATTCTGCACACCGACCACGCCGCTAAGAAGCTGCTGCCCTGGATTGATGGCTTGCTAACGGCCGGCGAAAAGCATTTTGCGCAGTACGGGCAGCCACTCTACAGCTCCCACATGCTCGACCTGTCGGAAGAGCCGATTGAGGAGAACATTGAAGTCTGCAAGCGCTACCTGGAGCGGATGGCCAAAATCGGCATGACGCTGGAAATCGAGCTGGGTGTAACCGGCGGCGAGGAAGATGGCGTCGACAACTCCGACGTGGATAGCTCCAAGCTCTACACGCAGCCCTCAGAAGTGGCCTATGCTTACAAAGAGCTCAGCGAAGTAAGTCCCCGTTTCACGGTGGCTGCGGCCTTCGGCAACGTGCACGGCGTGTACAAGCCCGGCAACGTGAAGCTACAGCCCAAGATTCTGCACAACTCGCAGCAGTACGTGCAGGAGCATTTCAACACGGGCCCGCAGCCTGTCGATTTTGTATTTCATGGCGGTTCCGGGTCCAGCCAGGAAGAAATCCGCGAGGCCATCAGCTACGGTGCTATCAAGATGAACATTGATACGGACCTGCAATGGGCTTTCTGGGAAGGCATCAAAAACAACTACGTCAAGAACGAAGGCTTCTTGCAGGGCCAGATCGGCAACCCTAACGGCCCCGATTCGCCGAACAAGAAGTACTACGACCCGCGCGTGTGGCTGCGCGAAGGCGAAAAGACCTTCGTTGCCCGTCTCAAGCAGGCTTTCGAAGACCTAAACGCCGTGAATCGCCGCCCATAG